From Carassius gibelio isolate Cgi1373 ecotype wild population from Czech Republic chromosome B21, carGib1.2-hapl.c, whole genome shotgun sequence, the proteins below share one genomic window:
- the LOC127986452 gene encoding trimethyllysine dioxygenase, mitochondrial-like codes for MALIRLLTRLSEYVHLKQGLECLGASSQSKRLQQHTAAHSSSCNYQLLPDCLELSYGGLVMHFDYVWLRDHCRSASCYNAKTNQRNLDTASIDLNIRPSKSRADENSLFLTWPDGHITRYTLTWLAQNSYEGQKRSAVQPRILWSADIYSSAQVLSASWDKFMSCDEELKNFLNNFLLYGIAFVEGVPPTLEATEAVTQRVSLIRETMYGRMWNFTSDFSRGDTAYTKLALDRHTDTSYFQEPCGIQVFHCLRHEGTGGRTLLVDAFHAADAVLQRTPDNFELLSHVPIKHEYVENLSEHRNHMIGIGPVINVYPWNNEVYMIRYNNYDRSVINTVPHDVVRRWYTAHRQLTAELRRPDNELWVKLKPGKVLFIDNWRVLHGRESFTGLRQLCGCYLTRDDVLNTARSLGLQA; via the exons ATGGCTTTGATAAGATTGTTGACCAGACTGAGTGAATATGTGCACTTGAAACAAGGTTTGGAGTGCCTGGGAGCCAGTTCTCAGAGCAAGAGATTACAACAGCACACTGCAGCCCATTCATCTTCATGCAACTATCAGCTGCTGCCTGACTGCCTGG AGCTCAGCTATGGAGGTCTCGTGATGCACTTTGACTACGTGTGGCTGAGAGATCACTGCCGCTCGGCTTCATGCTACAATGCAAAAACGAACCAGCGTAACCTGGACACTGCCAGCATTGATCTGAACATCAGGCCGTCGAAGAGCAGAGCGGATGAGAACAGCCTCTTCCTCACAT GGCCAGATGGACACATCACACGGTACACTCTCACATGGCTGGCCCAGAACAGCTACGAGGGCCAGAAGAGGAGCGCGGTGCAACCTCGTATCCTGTGGAGCGCTGATATCTACTCCAGCGCTCAGGTGCTTTCTGCAAGCTGGGACAAGTTCATGAGCTGCGACGAGGAGCTGAAGAACTTCCTCAACAACTTCCTGCTTTACGGCATTGCCTTCGTGGAAGGCGTCCCACCAACACTAGAAGCTACTGAAGCAGTGACCCAAAGAGTGAGCCTCATCAG GGAGACTATGTACGGGCGGATGTGGAACTTCACTTCAGATTTCTCTCGTGGAGATACAGCCTACACAAAGCTGGCACTGGACCGCCACACCGACACCTCATACTTCCAAGAACCCTGCGG CATCCAGGTGTTTCACTGTTTGAGACATGAAGGAACGGGGGGCCGAACTCTGCTGGTGGACGCTTTCCACGCCGCTGACGCGGTGCTCCAGCGAACGCCCGACAACTTTGAGCTGCTTTCACACGTGCCCATCAAACACGAGTACGTGGAGAACCTGAGTGAGCATCGCAACCACATGATCGGCATCGGCCCCGTGATCAACGTCTATCCGTGGAACAACGAGGTGTACATGATTCG GTATAATAACTATGACCGTTCTGTTATTAACACAGTCCCTCATGATGTGGTGCGGCGCTGGTACACGGCTCACAGACAGCTCACCGCTGAACTCAGGAGACCAGACAATGAGCTGTGGGTCAAACTCAAACCAGGGAAG GTCCTGTTCATCGATAACTGGCGTGTTCTTCACGGCAGAGAGTCGTTCACCGGTCTGCGGCAGCTGTGTGGATGTTATCTGACGCGGGACGATGTGCTGAACACCGCTCGCTCTCTGGGTCTCCAGGCCTGA